GGTGCCCTCCACGGTGACGCGGGACTTGAGGCGGTCGACCAGCTCCATGGTGGGCTCGGTGCCGAGGTCCGCCATGAGGAGCGTCTCCTCGATCTCGTCCCACGTGTCCTCGTCGATCCGGTCGCGCGAGAGCAGGGCCAGCAGGCCCTTGCCGAACACGTTGTTGGACTTGAGCAGGCGGGCGCGCAGGCGGGCCAGCCGGGAGCCGGCGGCCTCCGGGCGCTCGAGCTCGGGCGCGGCGGGCTCGGCCTCGACCTCCTCGACGACCTCCGGCTCGACGAGGTCGACCGGCGCCTCCTCGGCCTCGGGGCGCTCGAGGACGGCGGTGGAGCCGCCGGGGGCGGCGTGCCGGGGCGCGGGACGGGGGTCGTCCGCGTCGCGCACCCCCTGGTAGGAGCCCTTCGGCGGGGCGGGTCGGCGGTCGAGCAGGCCGACGATGAGACCGCCCACCAGCAGGGCGAGGACGACTGAGATGATGAGCACGATTTCCACGTGCCCAGTCTGGCACACGGGTCCCGGCCGGGCCCGGGGCGGGGAGCGGCCGGCGGGAGGCCCGCCCCGGGGCGGGTCCGACGTGGGAGGATGGCGGCCATGCCGTCGTCCTCGTCCCGCACCGCGCGGGCCCCCCTGCCCCGTGAGATCAAGGTCCTCGTGGCCGCCGCGTTCATCATCGCGATCGGCTTCGGCATCATCGCGCCGCTGCTGCCCCAGTACGCGGCCTCGTTCAACGCCTCGGCGACCGCGGTGGCCGCCGTCGTCTCCGTCTTCGGCCTCACCCGCCTGCTCTTCGCGCCCCTCTCCGGCCGGCTGACCAACCGCCTCGGCGAGACGCCCGTGTACATGACGGGCGTGCTGATCGTGGCGGCGTCCATGTTCCTCATCGCTTTCGCGCAGACGTTCGCGCAGCTCCTGGCGTTCCGGGCGATCGGCGGCGTCGGCTCGACCCTGTTCACCGTCTCGGCGATGGCGTTCCTGGCCCGCAAGGCCCCGCCGTCCATGCGCGGCCGGGTCTCGGGCGCCTACGCGTCCGCCTTCCTCATCGGCAACATCGTGGGGCCCATCGTCGGCTCCGCCCTCGCCGTGTTCGGCTACCGCGCCCCGTTCCTCATCTACGGCACCTCGCTGGTCATCGCCGCGGCACTCGTGTTCTTCATGCTCAAGGACACCCGCCTGGCGGACCGCGCGGCCCGGGACGCCCGCCCCGCCATGCCCGTGAAGGAGGCGCTCGAGAACCCGTCCTACCGCGCGGCGCTCGTGTCCTTCTTCGCCAACGGCTGGGCCACGTTCGGCGTGCGCAACTCCGTGATGCCGCTCTTCGCCGCGAGCGCGTTCGCCGGAAGCGGCCTGCTGGGCTGGCAGGTGGACGGGGCCCTGATGGCCGGCCTCGCCCTGTCCGTGTTCGCACTCGGCAACGTGGTGGCCGTGACCTTCAGCTCCCGACTCTCCGACATGCACGGCCGCAAGCCGCTGATCCTCACCGGCCTGCTCGTGATGGCCGTGACCACCGGCGTGCTCGGCTGGATGCAGTCCCCCCTGCTCTTCCTGCTCGCCTGCCTCGTCTCCGGCGCCGGCACGGGCGTGCTCAACGCCCCGCAGCAGGCAGCGATCGCCGACGTCGTGGGCCAGGGCCGGCGCTCCGGCGCGGTGATGTCCTCGGCCCAGATGTCCGCGGACCTCGGCGCGATCATCGGCCCGCTGCTGGCGGGCCTCGTGGTCGACGCCGCCGGCTACGGCTGGGCGTTCGTGCTCACCGGCGGCGTCATCCTCCTCGGCGCGCTCGCGTGGTGGCGGGCGCCGGAGACCAACCTGCCGGTGGTCCCGGGCGGGCCGCGCACCGGCGCCCTGCCGAAGATCGAGCCGGAGGACGTGCGCCCGCCGCACCGCGAGGACGGCTGAGCGGGCCCGTCCGCGGAACGCACGAGGCCGCCCTCCCGACGGGGAGGGCGGCCTCGTGCGTGCGGGGGCGTAAATCAGCCGCGCGCCTCCGGGTCGAACTCGGGCAGACGCTCCCCCACGCCCAGCAGCTGGGCGATGCCCGAGACGGTGCGCTCGGCGGCCCGGCCGTCGCCGTAGGGGTTCACCGCGGCGGCCATCGCCTCGTAGGCCTCGGGCTCCTCGAGCAGGCGGGTCACCTCGGCGACGACGACCTCCTCGTCCGTGCCGATCAGGCGGACCGTGCCCGCGGTGACGGCCTCGGGACGCTCGGTGTTCTCGCGCATCACGAGCACGGGCTTGCCGAGGGACGGGGCCTCCTCCTGCACGCCACCGGAGTCGGTGAGCACCACGGTGGCCACGGAGAGCAGGTGGGTGAACTCGCCGTAGGCCAGCGGCTCGGTGACCAGCACGTTCTCGCGGCCCTCGATCTCGGGCAGGATCGCCTCGCGCACCACCGGGTTGCGGTGGGCGGGCAGCACGAACGTGGCGTCCGGGTGGGCGGCGGCCAGGCGCGCCAGGGCCCGGCCCACGCCGCGCATGGCGTCGCCCTGGTTCTCGCGGCGGTGGGTGGTCACCAGCACCACGCGCCGGCCGGAGGCCTGCAGGGCGGCGAGCCGCTCGTCCTCGAAGGGCACCTGATGCTCGACGGCCTCCAGGAGGGCGTCGATCACGGTGTTGCCGGTGACGTACACGTCCTCGGCGGCCACGCCCTCGCGCAGCAGGTTGTCCCGGCTCACCGACGTCGGCGGCAGGTGCAGCGCCGCGATCTGGCTGGTGATCTTGCGGTTCGCCTCCTCCGGGAACGGGGAGTGGATGTCGAAGCTGCGCAGCCCCGCCTCGGCGTGGACCACGGCGATGCCACGGTTGAAGGCGGCGACGGCGGCCGCCGTCGAGGTGGTGGTGTCCCCCTGCACGACCACGGCGTCCGGGCGCTCCTGCTCGAGCACGGCGTCGAGCCCCTCGAGGGTGCGGGCGAAGACGCCGTTGAGGGTCTGCCGGGGACGGATGATGTTGAGGTCGTGGTCCGGGACGATCCCGAACAGCTCGTTCACCTGGTCCAGCATCTCGCGGTGCTGGCCCGTCACCGCGACCACGCACTCGAAGCGGTCGTCCGCCTGCAGCGCCTTCACGATCGGCGCGACCTTGATCGCCTCGGGACGGGTTCCGTAGACGGGCATGACCTTGGGCACGAGGGCTCCTTGAGTTGCGTGGACGCTGGGGGCGCGGACGGGGGCGGTCCGCGGCGGCGGGGCGCGGGGGCACGCCTCGCCCTGAGGCGCAGTCTACTGACCGGGACCGTCTGGGCGGGCTTGCTAGAGTGTCCAGTCGCGACGGACCGTCCCCGGCCCGTGGCTCCCACTGGCTCGAGAGAGGGTGCCCCCGGCATGGCAGACACCGGCGAATCGCGTGCGGAGGCCGCCGCCGTGGTGACCGTGGACGGCGCACGGCTGCGCCGCGTGGGCGCCCGACCGGGCCTGGGGCAGTACATCCGCTCCCTGTGGGACTACCGCTCGTTCATCCTCTTCGACTCCCGCTCGCGCATCGCTGGGGCCAACTCGGTGAACGCGCTCGGCCGGGTCTGGATGGTGCTCAACCCCATCCTCGACGGCGCCGCGTACTTCCTCGTCTTCGGCCTGCTGCTCGGTACCGGCCGCGGCATCGAGAACTTCCTGGGCTACCTCGTCATCGGCGTGTTCCTGTTCCGGTACACCTCCGGCGCCATCACCGCCGGCTCGCGGTCCATCTCCGGGAACCTCTCGATCGTGCGGGCGTTCCGCTTCCCCCGGGCCACACTCGTGATCGCCACGAACATGCGCGAGCTGCTGCTCTTCGTGCCCACGCTCATCACCATGGTCGTGCTCGTCCTCACCATTCCGCCGGCGGAGGACATCACGTGGCGCTGGCTGCTGCTGATCCCGCTGCTGGCGCTGCAGACCCTGTTCAACATCGGCGCCTCCCTGCTGCTCTCCCGGTTCGTGGCGCACTGGGCGGACCTGTCCAACCTCATCGCCTTCGGCACCCGCATCTGGCTGTACCTCTCGGCGGTCTTCTTCAGCATCGAGCGGTTCGAGCACGTCCCGGCGCTCGTGACCGCCATGCACCTGAACCCGATGTACTGCGTGCTGGACATCGCCCGGCAGTCGCTGCTCTACGCGGAGGCCGCCGACCCGATGCGCTGGATCGTCCTCGGCGCCTGGACCGCCGTCCTGCTCGTGGTGGGCATCCTGGTGTTCTGGAGCGCCGAGGAGACCTACGGGGAGGACCGATGAGCGAGCAGAACGAGACCGGCTCCGCGCAGGTCCACCGTCCCTCGGTGGTGGTGGACCAGGCGTCGATGACCTATCGCGTCCGCTCGGCGGACGCGATGCACTCGAGCGGCGGGCTGCGCGGACGGCTCCGGGCCGCCCGCGGCGTGCGCACCACCGAGGTCCAGGCGCTGCAACCCCTGTCCTTCATGGTGGAGCGCGGCGAGTCGGTGGGCGTGATCGGAACCAACGGCTCCGGCAAGTCCACCCTGATGAAGCTCATCACTGGCCAGATGCACCCCACCTCCGGCCGCGTCTACGCCACCACCACGCCGGTGATGCTCGGCGTCAACGCGGCGCTCGTGCGCCAGGTCTCCGGCGAGGACAATATCCGCCTGGGTTGCCTGGCCATGGGCATGACCACCGCGGAGGCGGAGGCCAAGCGCGACGCCGTCGTCGCCCTGTCCGGTCTCGACGAGCGCGCCCTGCAGCTGCCCCTGAAAGCCTACTCCTCCGGCATGGCCTCGCGCCTGCAGTTCGCGATCGCCACGTCCGTGGACCCGGACATCCTGGTCATCGACGAGGCGCTGAACACCGGTGACGCCCAGTTCCGCGAGCGCACCCGTCGCCGCCTGGACGAGCTGCGCGAGCAGGCGGGCTGTGTGTTCCTCGTCAGCCACTCCCTGAGCACCATCCAGGAGATGTGCCAGCGCGTGATCTGGATCGAGCAGGGCGTGCTGACCATGGACGGCCGCCCCGAGACCGTCACCCGCGGCTACAACCTCTACGTCCGCGCCATGTCCCACGGCCGCGAGGAGGAGGGGCGCGAGATCCTCGCCCGCAAGCAGGCGGAGATCGTGCCCCAGCGCATCGACTGGGCGGGCGGCGTCCCGCCCCAGGGCACCACGAACGGATGAGCGGCGACGGCGGCGGGGCCCGGTCGGCGGCACGGCGCTGGGCCGCACGGGGCCGCACGGTCGGCGCCCGCGCCGCGGCCCGCGCCGGCGACGTCGGGGCGCGCACCGCGCGCACGCTGCGCGCAACTGCCGGGGTGCGCACGCTGCCCGAGCGCACCTGGCGCGCCGCGGACGTCGAGTGGACCGGGCCCGGGCCGATGCCCCTGCCGGCGGCCGCCTCCCTGACCCGGGCGCTCACCGGCGCCCGTGTCCCCTCGCTCGACGCCTGGCGGCCCCTGGGGCCCCGCCCCGCCGACGCGCCGGCGGTGCTCTTGCTGCCGGTCGGCGGCCTCGACGCGGGGGCCTGGACCGTGGCCGAGGCCGCGGACCGCGCCGACGAGCACGGCCGTGCCGCCGGACCGGCCGGCGCGCCCGCCCTGCGCACGGTGCTGGTGTGCGACCCGGCCTCCCGGACCGCCCTGCTGGGGGCGCTCCGCTCTCGAGCGGGGCGGCGCCCCTGCGGCGCCCTCGTGGTCGCCTCCGCGGCGCCCGCCACACCGGCCGGCGCGGCCCGGCTCCTGGCCGCCCTCGGCCTCGTCGACGCCGTGCTCGCCCGCGAGCCGGCGGTCCTCTCCCCCGCGCTGACCCGGCTCGCCGCGCTGGCCGGCCGCGCGGTCGTGGACGCCGAGGGCGCCGAGGAGGGCGGCGAGGCGCTCGCCGCCGCCGGTCGGGCCGCCCGCCTGGCCGCGCTCGCCGCCGCTCCCGCCGCGCCGGCCCCGGGCCCCGCGCCGCAGCCGGACCGGGTGCGCGTGGGCGTCGAGCCGCGCCGCGTCGTCGTCGCCGGACACGACCTGAAGTTCGCCGGCGCGCTCGTGGGGCACCTGCGCGAGCAGGGCCACGAGGTGCGCATCGACGAATGGCGCGGCCACGCCCGCCACGACGCCGAGCGCAGCCGCGCGCTGGCCGACTGGGCCGACGTCGTGCACTGCGAATGGAGCCTGGGCAACCTGGCCTGGTACTCCCGGCACCTCGACGCCCCGGACCGGACCGTCCGGCTGACGAGCCGGCTCCACCTGCAGGAGGCCGGCACGCCGTTCCCCCGCCGCGTGCGCCAGGACGCCCTGGACGCGTGGCTCTTCGTGGCCGAGCACGTGCGGGCCCAGGTGCTGCGGGACACCCGGTTCCCCGCCGAGCGCAGCCACTGGGTGCCCAACGCCGTCGCGGTGTCCGACGCCCTCCCCGAGGGCGGGGGCGACCGCCGCTTCGTGCTGGGCCTGGTCGGCGTGCTGCCTGAGCGCAAGGGCCTGCACCGGGCGCTGGACCTGCTCGCCGCGCTGCGCCGCGACGAGCCGCGGTTCACCCTGCGGATCCGCGGCCACCGCCCGGACGCGGTGGGCTGGATGGCCGACCGGCCCGCGGCCGCCGCGTACTACGGCGAGCAGCTGCGCCGGCTCCGTGAGGACCCGCTGCTGGCCGAGGCCGTGCGCTGGGACCCGCACGGCCCGGACATGGGCGCCTGGTACGCCGGGGTGGGGGTCGCGCTCTCGGTCTCCGACTTCGAGTCCTTCCACTTCACTCTCCCGGACGGCGCGGTGCACGGCTGCCTGCCCCGGTCCCTCGCGTGGGCGGGCGCGGACCTGCTCTACCCCCGCGACTGGCTGCACCCGGACGTCGACGCGCTGGCCCGCTCGATCCGGTCGGCCACCGCCGACGCGCGGGTCTGGCGCGCGGCCGCCGCCGAGGCCCGGGACGTCGTCGCGGCGACCTATGCTGAAGATCACGTCATCCCCCGGCTGGCCCGCCGGATCCTCGGGGTCACCGCGCCCTGACCACCCTGCCGAGAAGGAGCACCATGCCCCAGGACACCCGCGCCGCCCGCCGCCCCCACATGGCCATGCTCGTGGGCAACCACGTGGTGGGGGACTCGCGAGTGGAGAAGGCCGCGGTCTCCGCGATCCGGGCCGGCTACCGGGTCACGGTCGTGGGCGTGGGCCACCGGTCCGTGTTCAACCTGGGCCGCTACGGCACGGTCCCGATCCTGCGCGTCCCCGTGCCCTTCCGCCGCTACGCCGCCTGGCTCACCCTGCACGGGGGCGGGCCGGAGGCCGCCACGGACTGGTCGGCCGTGCTGGACCCGGAGGAGGCCGGCCGGATGACCGCCTGGGACCGCGCGCACGCGGGCGGGAGCGGACTGCCCCAGGCGCTCGTGCGCGGCCTGTCCCCGCACTCCCTCCCCGACCGCGTCCGCGGCCGGCTCGGCCGCGCCGCCCGGACGCTCGACGCGCGAGGCCCCGGGCGCACCCTGCGCCTGCCGGCCGCCGGGCGACGCCGGCGCGCCGTGGCCAACTTCGAGGCCGCGCGGACGGGCCACTGGCGCGAGGTGTGGCCGATGATCGCCGACTACGAGGACGCCTTCCTGCGGGCCCTGATCGACCTGGACCCGGACGTGGTGCACGTGCACGACCGGCACCCGCTGCCGGCGGCCGCGGCCTACGACAGGTACCGCGCCGCCCACGGTCTGGACCCCGTCCCGTGGGTCTACGACGCCCACGAGTGGGTGCCGGGCCAGATGATGGCCGGGCCGGTGGACCACCGGATCGCGTGGAAGGCCGCCGAGGCCGAGCTCATCCACGAGGCGGACGCCGTGCTGGCGGTCACCGACGAGCTCAGCGGGCGGATGCAGGACTACCACGCGCTGCCCGAGCGCCCCACCACCGTGGTCAACGGCCCGTGGGGCACGCAGGTCCCGATGGCCCCCGAGGAGCGGCTGCCCCTGCGCACCGAGCTCGGGCTCGCCGAGGACGTCCCCCTGCTCGTCTACGTGGGCCGGCTGGCGGCCCAGCGCGGGATCTTCACGATCGTCGAGGCCCTGCCGCACCTGCCGGGGGTCCACGTCGCCTTCGTCGGCTCGCCGGACCTCGCGCCCCGGGCCGCCCTGCGGGACCTGGCCGCACGGCTGGGCGTCGCGGACCGGATCCACATCGTGGACTACGTGCCCTCGGCGTCGGTGACCTGGTACGTCGCCTCCGCGACCGCGGGGCTGAGCCCCCTGCTGCCCACCCCGGCGCACGAGAGCGCGGTGCCCACGAAGCTGCGCGAGTATCTGCTGGCCGGCCTGCCCTCCGTGGTCTCCGACCTGCGCGAGCAGGCCCGCTTCGTGCGGGACCAGGGCATCGGCACGGTCGCCGCCCCCGACGACGGCGAGGACCTCGCCCGCGCCGTGCGCGAGCTGCTGGAGGGGATCGAGGGGTTCCGGGCGGCCGCCGCCGATCCCGCGCTCCTGGACCGCCACCGGTGGGAGGCCTCCGAGCGCGCCCTGCACGAGGTCTGGGGGCGTCTGGCCCCCACCTCGGCGGAGCCGATGCCCGTGGAGATCGCCCCGGACCCGGCCACCGAGGCCCCGCGTGCGGGCCTGCTGGTGATCGGCGATGACGACGCGGCCGGGCCCCTGGTGCGCGCGTGGCCGGCCGATTCGGGCCCCGCGGTGGTTCGCGCCCCCCGTCCGGCGCCGGAGGGACGGGGGATCGTCGAGGGCGGGCCCGCCGCCCTGTGGGACGCCCTGGCCGAGTGGGTCGCGGACGACCTCGCCTTCGAGGCGTTCCTGTCCACCGGGCAGGGGCCCGCGACCGGCCGGGCGGAGGCCCTGCCCCTGCACGAGCTGATCTCGCTGCGCGCCCGCGGGCGCCGCGCGGGCATGCTGGCCGGGGACCGCCTCCTCGCGGACGTGCACACCCGCCTGCTGGCCGTCCCCGGCCACCCGTGGGCGGAGCTCGACTCCGACGCCCGGGCCGCCCTGGACCGGCGGATCCGCCGCGGGGCGCGGCCGTTCCGGGAGGCCCTCGAGGCCGGTGTGCCGGTCCTGAGCCACCGACGCCTCGAGGCCGTGGCCGTGCCGGGCGTGCAGTGGCTGCCGCTGCCGCTGGTCCCGGGCCCGGAGCCCGCCGGCGTCGCCGCGCCGCGCTCCGTCCTGGTGCTGCCCGGGGACCGGACGGCCGCCGAGCGCGCGGCGGTCGAGGAGCTCCTGGACGCGCTGCGCTCCCGGGGCGTGGCCGTGGAGGCGCCGTCGGGGCCCCGTCACCGGCGCCGCCCCGACGCCTTCCGCGGCGACGTCGTGCTGGCCCCGCTCCACACGGGCGAGCCGGAGGCGGCCGCCCTGCGGGCGCTCGCCGCCGGCAGCGCCGTGGTGGCGGGCCCGCCGGCCCCCGCGACCCTCACGGACCTCCCGGCCGCTCCGTGCACGGTGGCCGAGGACGCGACCCTGGTGGACACCGTCCTGGGGCTGCTGGAGGAGGACCCGGCGGCGGGCCGTGAGCGGCGCGCGCTCGCCCGGGAGCACCTGGACCGCGTGCACTCCCCTCAGGCCGTGGCCGCGCGCCTGCTGGCACTCCTCGACCCGGCCCCGCCGCAGCGGCCCCAGGGCTGAGCACCCGGGGGCCGCGCCCGCCGACGGCGCCGCACTCCCGCCCGGGACGCCGACGGCCCCCGCACCCGAGCTGCGGGGGCCGTCGGCGACGGGACCGGTCAGCCGGCGTCCGGCCTCCGGGCCGCCGCCACGCGGGCGTCCCACGACTGGGCCCGGCGTGCCGCGGCCATCCCCGGTGCGCCCGCGCGGGCCAGGGCTCGCAGCCCGGCGCGGACGGCCTCCGGCGTACGGGCCACGCCCAGCCCGACGCCGTTCTCCTCCAGGAAGGGCGCGATCCCCATGTCCTCGAAGCACAGCACGGGGTAGCCCCGCTCGAGGAGGGACATCGTCTTGTACGGGAAGCTGAACCGGGCGTACTCGCCGCCCAGCAGCACCACGCCCACGACGTCCCGCGTGGCGGGCACGTGCCACTCCAGGGGCACCGTGGTCACCCGCAGCCCCGGCCGCCCGGCCAGGCCGTGCTCCTCGAGCAGGGCGTCGAGCAGCCCGCGCTCGGCCGGACGCACCACGAAGTCCAGGTGCACGTCCGCCTCCAGGCCGGCGACGGCCGAGAGGTAGAGGCCCAGGCCGTAGATGCCGCCCACTCCCCCGGCGTAGAGCAGGGTGAGGCCCTCGCCGCCGATCGCGGGCGCGTGCGCGGGCATCGTGTTGGCCTCGGCCACGGCGGGCGGCAGGGGCAGCCAGTCCACGCCCGGGCGGCCGTGCCGGGCCAGCAGGGAGTCGAACCCCTCCCCGGAGGCCGCCGACGGGGCGGCCAGCCGGTCCGCCGCCGCCTGCAGGGCGTCCAGCTCGGCCAGGCCGCGCTCCTGCACGTCCCGCCGCGCGTCGGCGTCCTCGAGGTATCCCTCGATCTCGTCCAGCCAGTGCAGGTCGCGCACGAACCACACGCTCCTGCCCCCTGCCGCGGAGAAGCGGCGCATCAGGTCCGCCAGCTCCGCGGTGACGCGGGGATCCGGGATGGGCGAGGTGGAGTTCTCGCCGTAGAACAGCCCCAGCGGCCGCCCGGCCTCGACGGCCTCGGCCACCACGCGGGCGCGGCGGTCGAACACGCCGGGCACGGAGGACAGCCGCACGGCGGCCGCGGGCCGCGACAGGGCGTCGTTCATGTTGCGCACGCGCTGGGGACGGGCCCCGTCCGTGCGGTCCTCGAGGGGCGAGGTGGAGAAGAAGACGTCCAGCGGGCTGTCGTGGCGCAGCGCCTCGAGGTCCTCGAAGCGCCGGTCCACGCGCGAGGCCATCGCGCCGCGCAGGGCGGCCAGGACGTCGCCATCGGGCCCGTCCGGACGGGCCGGCGCGGGCATGCCGTCGGCGAGCACGGCGGCCAGCTCGGAGACCAGCCGCAGGCCCCGGCCGGTGCGCACGCCCGGCCGCCCGGCGGCCCAGGCGCCCATGCCGATCGTCTCCTCGACCACGAGCCGGGCGGCGAAGCCGGTGCCCACGAGCAGGTCCCCGACGGCGGCGTGGTCCCGGGAGGATCCGACCAGGACCGCGTGGGTGGCGCCGTCGAGCCGGGTGGCGGCGACGGCGTCGAAGGCGCGGCCGGCGGCCAGGTCCCGGGTGCGGAACAGGGCCGAGGCCGAGAGGCTGCGCAGCTGCGCCCCGGGGACGGCGTCCACGGCGGCCTGCAGCGCCTGCATCTGGGCCGCGAGCCGGTCCCGGTCCACCTGCTCGGGGTGCAGGACCACGACGCGCGGGGCGTCCGCGTCCGCGGCCAGCGCGGGCAGGGCGTCCGGGCCGGGCACGATGCGCGGCACGCGCAGGTGGGCGCTGTTCGACCCCTTGGACAGGGCCTTGTCGAACTCCCACTCGTCCTCGAGGAACAGCCGGTCCACGGCCCGCGTGAGCGCGGCGAAGTTCTGCGTGGAGTGCACGCGCGCGGACGAGAAGTCCAGGTCGCCGCGGCGCAGCAGGGGGATGAACTCCTCCTCCACGTGCCGCGCGGCGAAGCCGGCCGCGCCCAGGCCCGCCGCCACGACGACGTCGTAGCCGCCGGCGGCGGTGACCCGGCGCATCTCGCGGGCGATCTGGGAGCCCGCCTCGCGCAGGGCGTGGGCGCCCGTCCACGGGTAGAGCGGGGCGGGCGGCAGGTCCGGACGACGGCGCAGCCAGGCGTGGGAGGCCACGTCCAGCACGTCCGCCGTGTGGCCGGCGTCGCGCAGGTCCTGGAGCAGCAGGCCCTCGGCCGGGCCGATGCCCGTGGTCAGCAGCAGCACGGTGCTCATGCGGTCCCCTCCGTCCGGTCGGTGCGGGCCGGGACGAGGCCCATCAGCGCCATCTCGCGCTCCACCGTGTGCTCCGGGGAGGTCTGGGCGCGGACCCGGCGGGCCGCGGCCTCGGACATGCGCAGGAACAGCTCCGGGTCCTCCATCAGCCGGCGCACTCCGTCCGCCAGCCCGGCCACGTCCTCGAACCCGGCGAGCACGGCGCAGTCGGCGTCCACGAACTCGCGCACCGCGGCGGCGTCGTTGGTGACGGGCACGAGGCCAGAGGACATCGCCTCGTCGCGCGAGACGCCCTGGGAGTCCAGGCGGGTGGGCACGAGGAAGATCCCGTGCTCGCGGTGCAGGGC
The sequence above is a segment of the Micrococcus endophyticus genome. Coding sequences within it:
- a CDS encoding MFS transporter, producing the protein MPSSSSRTARAPLPREIKVLVAAAFIIAIGFGIIAPLLPQYAASFNASATAVAAVVSVFGLTRLLFAPLSGRLTNRLGETPVYMTGVLIVAASMFLIAFAQTFAQLLAFRAIGGVGSTLFTVSAMAFLARKAPPSMRGRVSGAYASAFLIGNIVGPIVGSALAVFGYRAPFLIYGTSLVIAAALVFFMLKDTRLADRAARDARPAMPVKEALENPSYRAALVSFFANGWATFGVRNSVMPLFAASAFAGSGLLGWQVDGALMAGLALSVFALGNVVAVTFSSRLSDMHGRKPLILTGLLVMAVTTGVLGWMQSPLLFLLACLVSGAGTGVLNAPQQAAIADVVGQGRRSGAVMSSAQMSADLGAIIGPLLAGLVVDAAGYGWAFVLTGGVILLGALAWWRAPETNLPVVPGGPRTGALPKIEPEDVRPPHREDG
- the wecB gene encoding non-hydrolyzing UDP-N-acetylglucosamine 2-epimerase, which produces MPKVMPVYGTRPEAIKVAPIVKALQADDRFECVVAVTGQHREMLDQVNELFGIVPDHDLNIIRPRQTLNGVFARTLEGLDAVLEQERPDAVVVQGDTTTSTAAAVAAFNRGIAVVHAEAGLRSFDIHSPFPEEANRKITSQIAALHLPPTSVSRDNLLREGVAAEDVYVTGNTVIDALLEAVEHQVPFEDERLAALQASGRRVVLVTTHRRENQGDAMRGVGRALARLAAAHPDATFVLPAHRNPVVREAILPEIEGRENVLVTEPLAYGEFTHLLSVATVVLTDSGGVQEEAPSLGKPVLVMRENTERPEAVTAGTVRLIGTDEEVVVAEVTRLLEEPEAYEAMAAAVNPYGDGRAAERTVSGIAQLLGVGERLPEFDPEARG
- a CDS encoding ABC transporter permease; the encoded protein is MADTGESRAEAAAVVTVDGARLRRVGARPGLGQYIRSLWDYRSFILFDSRSRIAGANSVNALGRVWMVLNPILDGAAYFLVFGLLLGTGRGIENFLGYLVIGVFLFRYTSGAITAGSRSISGNLSIVRAFRFPRATLVIATNMRELLLFVPTLITMVVLVLTIPPAEDITWRWLLLIPLLALQTLFNIGASLLLSRFVAHWADLSNLIAFGTRIWLYLSAVFFSIERFEHVPALVTAMHLNPMYCVLDIARQSLLYAEAADPMRWIVLGAWTAVLLVVGILVFWSAEETYGEDR
- a CDS encoding ABC transporter ATP-binding protein, with protein sequence MSEQNETGSAQVHRPSVVVDQASMTYRVRSADAMHSSGGLRGRLRAARGVRTTEVQALQPLSFMVERGESVGVIGTNGSGKSTLMKLITGQMHPTSGRVYATTTPVMLGVNAALVRQVSGEDNIRLGCLAMGMTTAEAEAKRDAVVALSGLDERALQLPLKAYSSGMASRLQFAIATSVDPDILVIDEALNTGDAQFRERTRRRLDELREQAGCVFLVSHSLSTIQEMCQRVIWIEQGVLTMDGRPETVTRGYNLYVRAMSHGREEEGREILARKQAEIVPQRIDWAGGVPPQGTTNG
- a CDS encoding glycosyltransferase family 4 protein, whose protein sequence is MSGDGGGARSAARRWAARGRTVGARAAARAGDVGARTARTLRATAGVRTLPERTWRAADVEWTGPGPMPLPAAASLTRALTGARVPSLDAWRPLGPRPADAPAVLLLPVGGLDAGAWTVAEAADRADEHGRAAGPAGAPALRTVLVCDPASRTALLGALRSRAGRRPCGALVVASAAPATPAGAARLLAALGLVDAVLAREPAVLSPALTRLAALAGRAVVDAEGAEEGGEALAAAGRAARLAALAAAPAAPAPGPAPQPDRVRVGVEPRRVVVAGHDLKFAGALVGHLREQGHEVRIDEWRGHARHDAERSRALADWADVVHCEWSLGNLAWYSRHLDAPDRTVRLTSRLHLQEAGTPFPRRVRQDALDAWLFVAEHVRAQVLRDTRFPAERSHWVPNAVAVSDALPEGGGDRRFVLGLVGVLPERKGLHRALDLLAALRRDEPRFTLRIRGHRPDAVGWMADRPAAAAYYGEQLRRLREDPLLAEAVRWDPHGPDMGAWYAGVGVALSVSDFESFHFTLPDGAVHGCLPRSLAWAGADLLYPRDWLHPDVDALARSIRSATADARVWRAAAAEARDVVAATYAEDHVIPRLARRILGVTAP
- a CDS encoding glycosyltransferase family 4 protein yields the protein MPQDTRAARRPHMAMLVGNHVVGDSRVEKAAVSAIRAGYRVTVVGVGHRSVFNLGRYGTVPILRVPVPFRRYAAWLTLHGGGPEAATDWSAVLDPEEAGRMTAWDRAHAGGSGLPQALVRGLSPHSLPDRVRGRLGRAARTLDARGPGRTLRLPAAGRRRRAVANFEAARTGHWREVWPMIADYEDAFLRALIDLDPDVVHVHDRHPLPAAAAYDRYRAAHGLDPVPWVYDAHEWVPGQMMAGPVDHRIAWKAAEAELIHEADAVLAVTDELSGRMQDYHALPERPTTVVNGPWGTQVPMAPEERLPLRTELGLAEDVPLLVYVGRLAAQRGIFTIVEALPHLPGVHVAFVGSPDLAPRAALRDLAARLGVADRIHIVDYVPSASVTWYVASATAGLSPLLPTPAHESAVPTKLREYLLAGLPSVVSDLREQARFVRDQGIGTVAAPDDGEDLARAVRELLEGIEGFRAAAADPALLDRHRWEASERALHEVWGRLAPTSAEPMPVEIAPDPATEAPRAGLLVIGDDDAAGPLVRAWPADSGPAVVRAPRPAPEGRGIVEGGPAALWDALAEWVADDLAFEAFLSTGQGPATGRAEALPLHELISLRARGRRAGMLAGDRLLADVHTRLLAVPGHPWAELDSDARAALDRRIRRGARPFREALEAGVPVLSHRRLEAVAVPGVQWLPLPLVPGPEPAGVAAPRSVLVLPGDRTAAERAAVEELLDALRSRGVAVEAPSGPRHRRRPDAFRGDVVLAPLHTGEPEAAALRALAAGSAVVAGPPAPATLTDLPAAPCTVAEDATLVDTVLGLLEEDPAAGRERRALAREHLDRVHSPQAVAARLLALLDPAPPQRPQG